A single genomic interval of Syntrophobotulus glycolicus DSM 8271 harbors:
- a CDS encoding septum formation initiator family protein, producing MLMAQRKFEYSTPNEYQSYPEELFDLRPNRTKKIKSAPKKKASTAIGLKSLCMMITVVTIFGLIGAKTIHTTVVKGAELKAIQKEIDTLSAENTMLQIEKDKLSSVSRIEKAALAMGMEKPQGTIFIASNLIKPANTAGVENTQQNIATPAPEAPNTLASIFKAFTSFFAITQR from the coding sequence ATGTTAATGGCACAGAGAAAATTTGAGTACAGCACTCCAAATGAATATCAGAGCTATCCTGAGGAGCTTTTTGATCTCAGGCCGAACCGGACCAAAAAGATAAAAAGCGCGCCGAAGAAAAAAGCCTCCACGGCTATTGGGCTTAAAAGCTTGTGCATGATGATTACCGTTGTGACGATCTTCGGATTAATCGGTGCCAAAACGATACATACAACTGTCGTTAAAGGGGCGGAATTAAAGGCGATTCAGAAAGAGATAGACACTCTGAGCGCGGAAAACACTATGCTGCAAATTGAAAAGGATAAGCTCAGCTCTGTATCGAGAATTGAAAAAGCGGCCTTGGCCATGGGGATGGAAAAGCCACAAGGTACAATTTTTATCGCGAGTAATCTGATTAAGCCTGCAAATACGGCAGGGGTAGAAAATACTCAGCAAAACATAGCAACCCCGGCACCTGAAGCACCTAATACCTTAGCAAGCATTTTCAAAGCCTTTACCAGCTTTTTCGCTATAACCCAGAGATAA
- a CDS encoding stage V sporulation protein D — protein sequence MIQYVRMHKRIVFLFAICSIFLLVLVVRLGIVQLRDGPFLKGIADDYHFRGVPVAPKRGNIEDCNGNVLAMSVSTQTVYAIPAEVKKSGRGDEIADKLAKILGENKEDILKRITKRSSLEYVKKKIPAENAAEIKQANLPGIGVVEDSSRYYPNQTLAAHILGFVGIDSQGLEGIEFSRNKELTGIAGSILTEYEANGIEMPNALQQYVDPIQGNTVKLTIDKNIQAFAQRELDQLMSGQGQNMEGKVPKSASILVMEPSTGRMLAIASAPTFDPNNYKDADQSTRRNAAIQNGYEPGSTFKIITLAAALEEKVISKEERFYDSGSYTVLGKNIHCWKSGGHGSQTFTEVAENSCNPGFIEMGQRLGTGKFYQYLTAFGFGEKTGIEMSGEATGILRNKKKATALDLATMSIGQTNNVTPIQLLTAVSAVANGGVLMKPQLVQEIINPQGEVVVPFAKQEVRRVISKDTAKLEREILESVVTNGTGRRAFLPGYRVAGKTGTAQKVANGSYVQGEYIASFISFAPADNPRLAILAVVDGVSFYGGTVAAPIVQSVMLDSLKYLGVKPDMGAPLTPKPLYGVEFPIIKKAAEVPSVLGQPLADAQEALKKAGFQVMTEGSGNTVIDQIPHAEASVEQGSSILLYLGTEAGKQTLGSWWREIDEDVEAIESIGPRIPLNENENK from the coding sequence ATGATCCAATACGTTCGTATGCATAAAAGAATAGTGTTCCTCTTTGCAATATGTTCGATATTTCTACTGGTGTTGGTTGTCAGACTTGGCATCGTTCAGTTAAGAGATGGGCCGTTTCTAAAGGGAATTGCAGATGACTATCACTTTCGGGGAGTGCCTGTTGCGCCGAAAAGAGGCAATATCGAAGACTGCAATGGCAATGTTCTGGCGATGAGTGTCAGCACTCAAACTGTTTATGCAATTCCGGCTGAAGTAAAAAAATCCGGCCGCGGTGATGAAATCGCAGATAAGCTTGCCAAAATTCTCGGGGAAAACAAGGAGGACATTTTAAAGAGGATCACCAAAAGATCTTCCTTGGAGTATGTAAAAAAGAAGATTCCTGCGGAAAACGCAGCTGAAATCAAGCAGGCCAACCTGCCCGGAATTGGGGTAGTCGAAGATAGCAGCAGGTATTATCCCAATCAGACCCTAGCCGCTCATATTTTAGGATTTGTCGGAATTGACAGTCAGGGACTTGAAGGGATAGAATTTTCTAGGAATAAAGAGCTGACCGGGATTGCCGGGAGTATTCTCACAGAGTATGAAGCAAACGGCATTGAGATGCCCAATGCTTTGCAGCAGTATGTGGACCCGATTCAGGGCAATACGGTAAAATTAACGATTGACAAAAATATTCAGGCTTTTGCCCAAAGAGAATTAGATCAGCTCATGTCCGGTCAGGGACAAAATATGGAAGGCAAAGTGCCCAAGAGTGCTTCGATTTTGGTGATGGAGCCCTCTACCGGAAGGATGCTGGCGATCGCAAGCGCACCCACTTTTGACCCGAATAACTACAAGGATGCCGACCAAAGCACCCGCAGAAATGCAGCCATTCAGAATGGCTATGAACCCGGCTCGACATTCAAGATTATCACCCTGGCAGCGGCTCTTGAAGAAAAGGTGATCAGTAAAGAGGAGCGTTTTTATGACTCGGGCTCTTATACTGTTCTGGGGAAGAATATCCACTGTTGGAAAAGCGGAGGACATGGCAGCCAGACCTTCACTGAGGTTGCGGAAAATTCCTGTAACCCGGGATTTATTGAAATGGGGCAAAGGCTGGGTACGGGTAAGTTTTATCAATATTTGACAGCGTTCGGTTTTGGAGAAAAAACGGGGATTGAAATGTCCGGCGAGGCAACCGGTATCCTCCGCAATAAAAAGAAAGCTACGGCCTTGGATCTGGCGACAATGTCCATCGGGCAGACCAATAATGTCACTCCGATCCAACTGCTGACCGCGGTAAGTGCGGTGGCCAACGGTGGAGTCCTGATGAAGCCTCAGCTTGTTCAGGAAATCATCAATCCACAGGGAGAGGTCGTCGTTCCTTTCGCCAAACAAGAGGTTCGGCGTGTAATCAGTAAAGATACCGCAAAATTGGAAAGAGAGATTCTGGAATCAGTAGTGACGAATGGAACCGGGCGCAGAGCTTTTTTGCCGGGATACAGAGTGGCGGGCAAGACAGGCACGGCGCAGAAAGTAGCGAATGGCTCCTATGTGCAGGGAGAATATATTGCCTCCTTTATCAGCTTTGCACCGGCGGATAATCCACGCTTGGCAATTCTGGCCGTTGTAGACGGGGTTTCATTTTATGGCGGTACGGTCGCTGCCCCGATCGTCCAGTCTGTGATGCTGGATTCTCTGAAATATTTGGGAGTAAAACCCGATATGGGCGCCCCTCTCACCCCAAAGCCTCTGTATGGGGTAGAGTTTCCTATCATTAAAAAAGCAGCTGAGGTTCCTTCTGTTTTAGGGCAGCCGCTGGCCGACGCCCAGGAAGCTTTGAAAAAAGCGGGGTTTCAGGTCATGACCGAAGGCAGCGGAAATACGGTGATCGATCAAATTCCTCATGCCGAGGCCAGTGTTGAACAAGGCTCCTCCATTCTTCTTTATCTGGGTACGGAGGCGGGGAAACAAACACTTGGCTCGTGGTGGCGGGAAATTGACGAAGATGTTGAAGCGATAGAATCAATCGGCCCAAGAATACCGCTCAATGAAAATGAGAATAAATAG
- a CDS encoding UDP-N-acetylmuramoyl-L-alanyl-D-glutamate--2,6-diaminopimelate ligase: MRLPEKNNTLQSISDQIAGATSRGNLQVGITGAKMDSRKVIPGDIYICIPGFHADGHDFAEAAVKAGAAALAVERYLPLDVPQIKVRNIRQTAGKIAAAVFGYPSQKLELIGVTGTNGKTTVTHLIESIAQENGKKTGLIGTLGSRIGNRGIPGQHTTPESAEIQDLLNQMVEEGVNTAVMEVSSHALDLGRIVGCRFDTAIFTNLTQDHLDYHQSMEEYLAAKGLLFAQMSGEKPGQKAILNADDQASEYLMTKTSCRVVTYGIEKKADYQAEKIVLSDKGIYFDLVYKKIREKVFFATPGKFSVYNVLAAYAWALDNGYESEKVQKALCNLQGVPGRFQSIRKGQPFLVIIDYAHTPDGLENVLSTAREITGRRLITVFGCGGDRDRGKRPLMAEAASGWSDYVIVTSDNPRTEDPEKIIGDILPGMGKVDYEVIVDRRRAIHRACTMAGEGDTVLIAGKGHEDYQIIGTSKIHFDDKEEASAALRSKGYAG, translated from the coding sequence ATGAGGTTGCCGGAGAAAAACAATACTCTGCAGAGCATATCGGACCAAATTGCTGGAGCAACCTCCAGAGGAAATTTGCAGGTCGGGATAACCGGAGCAAAGATGGACTCCCGCAAGGTTATTCCGGGGGACATTTATATCTGTATTCCGGGTTTTCATGCTGACGGGCATGATTTTGCCGAGGCTGCGGTCAAGGCCGGGGCTGCCGCTTTAGCAGTGGAACGGTACTTGCCTCTGGATGTCCCCCAGATCAAGGTAAGGAATATCCGGCAGACGGCGGGCAAGATTGCCGCGGCGGTTTTCGGTTATCCTTCCCAAAAGCTTGAATTGATTGGGGTAACCGGAACAAACGGTAAGACCACGGTCACCCATCTCATCGAAAGCATTGCGCAAGAGAACGGCAAGAAAACCGGACTGATCGGAACTCTTGGTTCAAGAATCGGAAACAGGGGGATACCCGGGCAGCATACGACACCGGAGTCGGCAGAAATTCAAGATCTTTTGAACCAAATGGTTGAAGAGGGCGTGAATACCGCGGTCATGGAGGTTTCCTCACATGCCCTGGATTTAGGCAGAATTGTCGGCTGCCGGTTTGACACTGCGATTTTTACGAATCTGACGCAGGATCATCTGGACTATCATCAAAGCATGGAAGAATATCTCGCCGCCAAGGGGCTGCTTTTTGCGCAAATGAGCGGAGAAAAGCCCGGGCAGAAAGCCATACTCAATGCTGATGACCAGGCTTCGGAATATTTGATGACCAAAACATCCTGCAGGGTTGTGACATACGGCATCGAAAAAAAAGCAGATTACCAAGCAGAAAAGATCGTGCTTTCAGATAAAGGGATATATTTTGACTTGGTCTACAAGAAGATCCGGGAAAAAGTATTTTTCGCGACTCCCGGAAAGTTCAGCGTCTATAATGTCCTGGCTGCTTATGCCTGGGCTTTGGACAATGGCTATGAATCGGAAAAGGTTCAAAAGGCATTATGCAATTTGCAGGGTGTACCCGGTCGTTTTCAAAGTATACGGAAGGGTCAGCCTTTTTTGGTGATTATCGATTATGCCCATACCCCCGATGGGCTGGAGAATGTCCTTAGTACCGCCAGGGAAATTACGGGCCGAAGGCTGATTACTGTATTCGGCTGCGGAGGGGACCGGGACAGGGGCAAGAGGCCCCTCATGGCCGAAGCGGCATCCGGGTGGAGCGATTATGTGATTGTCACCTCAGATAACCCGAGAACCGAAGATCCGGAAAAAATTATCGGGGATATCCTGCCGGGAATGGGCAAGGTGGATTATGAGGTGATTGTTGACCGGCGCCGGGCGATTCACAGGGCCTGTACTATGGCCGGTGAAGGGGATACTGTACTTATTGCCGGAAAAGGGCATGAAGATTATCAGATTATCGGAACAAGCAAAATCCATTTCGATGACAAGGAAGAAGCAAGCGCGGCACTAAGGAGCAAGGGTTATGCTGGATAG
- a CDS encoding UDP-N-acetylmuramoyl-tripeptide--D-alanyl-D-alanine ligase, translating to MLDSAKIAVLLNGRLYGSEKAVFHRCTADSRQVKGGEMFIALAGEKTDGHKYIARALQSGAAIVLAEEKRLRREGVPVLPEKSSIIAVEDSLKGLQQLAAIWLKEIGARVIGVTGSNGKTTTKDMVAAVLGTKFRVHKNAGNLNTEIGLPMTVLGAPSDTEVMVLEMGMRGLGQIKTLCEISCPCAAVITNIGATHLELLGSRENIARAKWEIVESLPEEGIAILNTEDKISMEKAASYHGKTLFYGIEGKFGRPDLWAEEIIPSGDTGTTFRARYKKENVLIRLPLPGKHNVLDALAALGAGLLNGVNLESGSQALEGLQISAMRLEILPGCHQSIIINDVYNANPASVKASLAVLKERGGAKTVAVLGEMYELGAASQSGHREVGVEAAGLGVLELVTVGKLAEEIAAGALQNGFLPSRIHICEDCAEAVTATKKIIDLLGAGTWVLIKGSRGMHMEKISNELKTDNKL from the coding sequence ATGCTGGATAGCGCGAAGATCGCCGTACTGCTTAACGGCAGGCTTTACGGCTCGGAGAAAGCAGTGTTTCATCGCTGTACGGCGGACAGCCGTCAGGTTAAAGGCGGGGAAATGTTTATTGCTCTGGCCGGTGAAAAAACGGACGGGCATAAGTATATCGCGCGTGCTTTGCAAAGCGGGGCAGCTATTGTCCTTGCCGAAGAAAAACGCTTGCGGAGGGAAGGAGTCCCCGTTCTGCCGGAAAAGAGCTCCATCATCGCTGTCGAAGACTCTCTCAAAGGATTGCAGCAGTTGGCGGCAATATGGCTGAAGGAGATCGGGGCCAGAGTGATCGGGGTAACCGGCAGCAATGGAAAAACAACGACTAAGGATATGGTGGCCGCTGTTCTGGGAACAAAGTTCAGAGTACATAAAAATGCGGGCAACCTGAATACGGAGATCGGTTTGCCGATGACTGTTCTTGGAGCGCCAAGCGATACTGAGGTTATGGTCCTGGAGATGGGCATGCGCGGCCTGGGTCAAATCAAAACCCTTTGTGAAATCAGCTGCCCCTGTGCTGCGGTGATCACCAATATCGGCGCGACCCACCTTGAATTGCTTGGTTCCCGGGAAAATATAGCCCGGGCCAAGTGGGAAATCGTGGAGAGCCTGCCGGAAGAAGGAATCGCAATTCTCAACACGGAAGACAAAATCAGTATGGAAAAAGCTGCTTCTTATCACGGGAAAACACTGTTCTATGGAATTGAAGGCAAATTTGGCCGGCCGGACCTCTGGGCGGAAGAGATCATCCCAAGCGGGGATACCGGAACGACTTTCCGGGCCCGCTACAAGAAAGAGAATGTCCTTATCCGGCTGCCCCTGCCCGGCAAACACAATGTTTTGGACGCGCTGGCCGCTTTAGGGGCGGGACTCCTGAACGGGGTCAATTTAGAATCAGGCTCGCAAGCTTTGGAAGGACTTCAGATTTCAGCGATGCGCCTGGAAATCTTGCCCGGCTGTCATCAAAGTATCATCATCAATGATGTTTATAATGCCAATCCGGCCTCCGTGAAAGCCTCTCTGGCTGTGCTTAAGGAACGAGGCGGGGCAAAGACGGTCGCTGTTTTAGGTGAAATGTACGAGCTGGGGGCAGCCTCGCAGTCCGGGCACAGGGAAGTGGGAGTTGAGGCGGCCGGGCTGGGAGTGTTAGAATTGGTGACAGTAGGGAAACTGGCGGAAGAAATCGCGGCCGGGGCCCTGCAAAATGGTTTTCTCCCTTCCAGAATCCATATTTGTGAGGATTGTGCGGAGGCGGTCACCGCAACCAAAAAAATCATTGATTTGTTGGGGGCCGGCACATGGGTGTTGATAAAAGGTTCCCGGGGTATGCATATGGAAAAGATCAGCAATGAGCTGAAAACAGATAATAAGCTGTAA
- the mraY gene encoding phospho-N-acetylmuramoyl-pentapeptide-transferase: protein MPEKIFWAVGIATLASLIAGPFFIPLLRILKFGQSIRDEGPKSHLKKAGTPTIGGLIFLVGITVAVLIAAAKPISPVIWISLLAMLGFGLIGFLDDFIKVLRHRNLGLRAWQKLAAQLILALLLAFASVYLGRGTVVDFPFTSLKIDFGVLYYPLIVVLVLAVTNSVNLTDGLDGLAAGCTMFAAIGYLVITIAAVNYETASGGGTAADLPVFAGALAGGCLGFLRFNFYPARVFMGDCGSLALGGALGALAILSKTELILIIIGGVFVIETLSVIIQVISFKTTGKRVLRMAPLHHHFELGGWSEKKVVGVFWSASALCTLLGIGAYIGMFR from the coding sequence ATGCCGGAAAAGATCTTTTGGGCCGTGGGAATTGCCACCTTGGCCAGCCTGATTGCCGGGCCGTTTTTCATCCCGTTACTGCGAATCCTCAAATTTGGGCAGAGTATTCGTGATGAGGGGCCAAAATCCCATTTAAAAAAAGCCGGAACTCCAACAATCGGAGGTCTGATTTTCCTGGTGGGGATCACTGTTGCAGTCCTTATTGCGGCGGCAAAACCCATATCTCCTGTTATCTGGATATCTCTTCTGGCCATGCTGGGATTTGGCTTAATCGGATTTTTAGATGATTTCATTAAGGTGCTGAGACATAGAAACCTTGGTTTGCGCGCCTGGCAGAAGCTCGCGGCTCAGCTTATCCTTGCTTTGCTTCTTGCCTTTGCCTCAGTTTATCTGGGAAGGGGAACTGTGGTTGATTTTCCTTTTACATCATTGAAAATTGACTTTGGTGTTCTTTACTACCCCTTGATCGTCGTCTTAGTCCTGGCAGTCACGAATTCAGTCAATTTAACGGACGGCTTGGATGGTCTGGCTGCCGGCTGTACGATGTTTGCCGCAATAGGCTACCTTGTCATCACGATAGCGGCTGTCAATTACGAGACGGCAAGCGGCGGAGGGACAGCGGCCGATCTGCCCGTTTTTGCGGGCGCGCTGGCCGGAGGCTGCCTGGGTTTTCTGCGTTTCAATTTTTATCCCGCCCGTGTTTTTATGGGCGACTGCGGTTCCCTGGCTCTGGGGGGCGCGCTGGGCGCGCTGGCAATTCTCAGTAAAACTGAGCTGATCCTGATCATCATCGGCGGTGTTTTTGTGATTGAGACACTCTCAGTCATCATTCAGGTCATTTCGTTTAAAACCACCGGCAAAAGAGTTTTACGCATGGCGCCCCTGCACCACCATTTTGAGCTTGGTGGCTGGAGTGAAAAGAAGGTCGTGGGCGTATTCTGGTCAGCTTCGGCACTGTGCACACTTTTGGGGATTGGTGCTTATATCGGTATGTTCAGATAA